In Luteitalea sp. TBR-22, one genomic interval encodes:
- a CDS encoding response regulator codes for MVDPTLTILLAEDDDGHAWLVERHLRRAGVQAAISRASDGQAALDYVHGRNAVRPGPLLVLLDIRMPRVDGVEVLRQLKSARATAAIPVIMLTTTDNPAEIRRCYALGCNVYLTKPVAADGLAEAMRRLGEFLAIMRVSDEASPTPQERPS; via the coding sequence ATGGTTGACCCGACGCTCACCATCCTGCTGGCCGAGGACGACGATGGGCATGCGTGGCTGGTGGAACGCCACCTGCGTCGTGCCGGGGTGCAGGCCGCGATCAGCCGGGCCAGCGACGGGCAGGCCGCGCTCGACTACGTGCACGGGCGCAACGCCGTTCGTCCCGGGCCGCTGCTGGTGCTGCTCGACATCCGGATGCCGCGCGTCGACGGCGTCGAGGTGCTCCGGCAGCTCAAGTCCGCGCGGGCGACCGCCGCGATCCCGGTGATCATGCTCACGACCACGGACAATCCCGCCGAGATCAGGCGCTGCTACGCCCTCGGGTGCAACGTCTACCTCACCAAGCCGGTGGCGGCCGACGGCCTCGCCGAGGCGATGCGCAGGCTCGGCGAGTTCCTCGCGATCATGCGCGTGTCCGACGAGGCCTCGCCCACGCCACAGGAGCGTCCGTCGTGA
- a CDS encoding sigma-54 dependent transcriptional regulator, producing the protein MATARGTILVIDDEEVMREVLEALLEREGYDVRMAVNGMEGLELARAHAFDAAIVDVMMPGMDGLSVLGELRAMDEDLPVVMVTAFASVETALSAMKRGAFDYITKPFKNDEVAAVLRNAVERTRLARENRILRQHLQTHGSRFANIIGRSSKMRQVFDLVIQAAPSRSTVLVYGESGTGKELVARALHNNSLRADKPFVTVNSGNLPPDLLESNLFGHVKGAFTGAVAPKKGLFEVADKGSIFFDEIGNVPLETQAKLLRVIQEREFMRLGGVDTIKVDVRIIAATNVDLRTMVDEGRFREDLYYRLHVITVNLPSLRQRKEDIPLLVQHFLDKYGEENNRRDLELAPEALDLLLEYDWPGNVRELENVIERAVVLCTGSRIGPDLIPDTVRSTRRFQIPNFVLPPEGISFKDVTSDFERRLIETTLEAAGGVQKRAAELLHIKPTTLNEMIKRYDIRPRRKKDDAGA; encoded by the coding sequence ATGGCCACTGCCAGGGGGACGATCCTCGTCATCGACGACGAGGAGGTGATGCGCGAGGTGCTCGAGGCGCTGCTCGAGCGCGAGGGCTACGACGTGCGCATGGCGGTGAACGGCATGGAAGGCCTCGAGCTGGCCCGCGCCCACGCCTTCGATGCCGCCATCGTCGACGTGATGATGCCGGGCATGGACGGCCTGTCGGTGCTCGGCGAGCTCCGCGCGATGGACGAGGACCTGCCCGTCGTCATGGTCACCGCCTTCGCCTCGGTCGAGACCGCGCTGTCGGCGATGAAGCGCGGCGCCTTCGACTACATCACCAAGCCGTTCAAGAACGACGAGGTCGCCGCGGTCCTGCGCAACGCCGTCGAGCGCACGCGCCTGGCGCGCGAGAACCGCATCCTGCGGCAGCACCTCCAGACGCACGGCAGCCGGTTTGCCAACATCATCGGCCGCAGCAGCAAGATGCGGCAGGTATTCGACCTGGTGATCCAGGCCGCGCCGAGCCGCTCCACGGTGCTCGTATACGGCGAGAGTGGCACCGGCAAGGAACTGGTCGCGCGGGCGCTGCACAACAACTCGCTGCGGGCCGACAAGCCGTTCGTCACCGTCAACTCGGGGAACCTGCCGCCCGACCTGCTCGAGAGCAACCTGTTCGGCCACGTGAAGGGCGCCTTCACCGGCGCCGTCGCGCCGAAGAAGGGCCTGTTCGAGGTCGCCGACAAGGGCAGCATCTTCTTCGACGAGATCGGCAACGTGCCGCTCGAGACGCAGGCCAAGCTGCTGCGGGTGATCCAGGAGCGCGAGTTCATGCGCCTCGGCGGCGTCGACACGATCAAGGTCGACGTGCGGATCATCGCGGCGACCAACGTCGACCTGCGCACCATGGTCGACGAGGGCCGCTTCCGCGAGGACCTGTACTACCGCCTGCACGTCATCACCGTGAACCTCCCGTCGCTGCGCCAGCGCAAGGAGGACATCCCGCTGCTCGTGCAGCACTTCCTCGACAAGTACGGCGAGGAGAACAACCGCCGCGACCTCGAGCTGGCTCCCGAAGCCCTCGACCTGCTGCTCGAGTACGACTGGCCGGGCAACGTCCGCGAGCTCGAGAACGTCATCGAGCGCGCCGTCGTCCTCTGCACCGGGAGCCGCATCGGCCCCGACCTCATCCCGGACACGGTGCGATCGACCCGCCGCTTCCAGATTCCCAACTTCGTGCTGCCGCCCGAGGGCATCTCGTTCAAGGACGTCACGAGCGACTTCGAGCGTCGCCTCATCGAGACGACGCTGGAGGCCGCCGGCGGCGTCCAGAAGCGCGCCGCCGAGCTGCTGCACATCAAGCCGACGACGCTCAACGAGATGATCAAGCGGTACGACATCCGGCCGCGCCGCAAGAAGGACGACGCCGGCGCCTGA
- a CDS encoding MBL fold metallo-hydrolase, which produces MLFRQIADPELSQYAYLVGCQRTGEALLIDPERDIDRYDRLAADEGFRITTVAETHIHADYVSGLREFAERPGVRVVLSKAGPPEWQYAWVGQGRAEYLLVGDGDRFSIGHIDIEVRHTPGHTPEHVVFVVTDRGSGADRPIGVATGDFLFVGDVGRPDLLESAAGHVGAMRPSAVQLQASLRQVDAWPEFMQVWPGHGAGSACGKALGAVPMSTVGYERRFNGVLSLARDQGDAFVDAILDGQPAPPPYFARMKQVNRDGAPLIGAVPSPPRLAIADVAGRPELVVLDTREDRAAFMEAHLPGSLHAPRTRQFTAATGAYVDPGQSMVLLAEESDVDRLVRQLLRIGLDRIEGWIAPAELDRWRADGGATSSIERISFSQAPQPGQDGTWIDVRSAAEFAADHVPGALHVPQSRLAVEQARVPRGRPVIVHCATGGRAALASAFLARLGHDVRYVDDDFARWRAQARQEKVGTT; this is translated from the coding sequence ATGCTGTTCCGTCAGATCGCCGACCCCGAGCTGTCGCAGTACGCCTATCTCGTGGGTTGCCAGCGCACCGGTGAGGCGCTGCTGATCGATCCCGAGCGCGACATCGACAGGTACGACCGTCTGGCCGCCGACGAGGGATTCCGCATCACCACCGTCGCCGAGACCCACATCCACGCCGACTACGTGTCCGGGCTGCGCGAGTTCGCGGAGCGCCCCGGCGTCCGCGTCGTGCTGTCCAAGGCCGGTCCGCCCGAGTGGCAGTACGCCTGGGTGGGACAGGGACGCGCCGAGTACCTCCTGGTCGGCGACGGCGACCGCTTCTCGATCGGCCACATCGACATCGAGGTGCGGCACACGCCCGGGCACACGCCCGAGCACGTCGTGTTCGTCGTGACCGACCGCGGCTCCGGCGCCGACCGGCCGATCGGCGTGGCGACGGGCGACTTCCTGTTCGTCGGCGACGTCGGCCGGCCCGACCTGCTCGAGTCTGCGGCCGGACACGTCGGCGCGATGCGGCCGTCGGCGGTGCAACTGCAGGCCTCGCTGCGACAGGTGGACGCGTGGCCAGAGTTCATGCAGGTGTGGCCGGGGCACGGGGCCGGCAGCGCGTGTGGAAAGGCGCTCGGGGCCGTGCCGATGTCCACGGTGGGGTACGAGCGCCGCTTCAACGGCGTGCTGTCGCTGGCCCGCGATCAGGGGGATGCGTTCGTGGACGCCATCCTCGACGGACAGCCGGCACCGCCGCCGTACTTCGCGCGCATGAAGCAGGTCAACAGGGACGGCGCCCCGCTGATCGGCGCCGTGCCGTCGCCGCCGCGGCTGGCCATCGCCGATGTGGCCGGGCGTCCCGAACTGGTGGTGCTCGACACACGTGAGGACCGGGCGGCGTTCATGGAGGCGCACCTGCCGGGCAGCCTGCATGCGCCCCGCACGCGCCAGTTCACGGCGGCCACCGGCGCGTACGTCGACCCGGGGCAGTCGATGGTCCTGCTGGCCGAGGAGTCCGACGTCGATCGTCTCGTGCGCCAACTGTTACGCATCGGCCTCGATCGCATCGAGGGCTGGATCGCGCCCGCCGAGCTCGACCGGTGGCGCGCCGACGGCGGCGCCACCTCGTCGATTGAGCGGATCAGCTTTTCTCAGGCACCGCAACCGGGGCAGGATGGCACGTGGATCGACGTGCGCAGTGCCGCCGAGTTCGCCGCCGATCACGTGCCGGGCGCGCTGCACGTGCCGCAGAGCCGCCTCGCCGTGGAGCAGGCGCGCGTGCCGCGCGGGCGTCCAGTGATCGTGCACTGCGCGACGGGCGGGCGAGCCGCCCTCGCCAGCGCCTTCCTCGCGCGTCTCGGCCATGACGTGCGCTATGTGGACGACGACTTCGCCCGCTGGCGCGCGCAGGCCCGCCAGGAGAAGGTCGGCACCACCTAG
- a CDS encoding ATP-binding protein, translated as MQWGRAALAVVVTAILLALVGANIAVRFSWLEIEDGILWEARAEGVVAASVGAEGAGARAGIRPGDVLVAVNGRGIDRVEQVLDAQHGSQRGRPLAYVVSRAGYERPLRLDLQPLPDGARLLYYAMAAVAIFALLVGCSVRVQRPRDPATLHFFWLTVAFFGVCGFSYSGRLDRLDWVFYWADVVAMLALPPLFVHFALVFPERQDSWVRSPRGRAAVPLLYLPAILLGLTRVSVLSAGALPGDSLENWVVALDRAEMLQLVAALVIGQTIMTRTLGRLRSVTARRQLRWIVWGTLAGALPFALFYGLPYALGYQPWEPLGLLVVLLALVPLAFASAVVRYRLMDVEVIIKRTVVYATVLAAIATIYTITLRLASEMFLGGSEQHNSVIAILATLLVVLLAPMVKNAIQTALDYAHYRDRYDYRRALLAFARDLNADLDLDRLAERLVQRLSETFGVDRVTLLVAAAPGAEGFSALRTVGAAADAVPCLKRFSGIGTRLESGQVVNLDDPFTVRRFSADEVRAWRDRGLHYFVPCLAKDGPIAVIGLGSRPSGEPLSTEDLTLLNAVAAQVATAIENGRLYVALRDKAEELDRMRQFSENVVQSLQDGLLVIDLQGTVVHWNPAMEQIAGVPAAQAVGKRVDELFDPEFLAAVRMAERDGSDAATIYRTPLVSRHADGARKRLVNAAMHPLRGSSSSPVGSVLMIDDITSRVQLEEQLQISEKMASIGLLAAGVAHEVNTPLTGISSFTQMLLENADPEDPRTRLLEKIERQTFRAAKIVNSLLHLSRPVQSETGPVDLHVVINDVLSLLEHQFRTASVQVRKDLQADGPMVRAVEHKLQQVFLNLFLNARDAMPKGGWLGIGTRRDGDHVVVEVSDTGAGIPAEHLARIYDPFFSTKPIGQGTGLGLSITYGIVQEHEGTIVCDSQLGQGTRFTLSFPRLGGARTESAGTGAG; from the coding sequence GTGCAATGGGGCCGCGCCGCCCTCGCCGTGGTCGTCACGGCGATCCTCCTCGCGCTCGTCGGCGCCAACATCGCCGTCCGCTTCTCGTGGCTCGAGATCGAGGACGGGATTCTGTGGGAAGCGCGCGCCGAGGGCGTGGTGGCCGCCAGCGTCGGGGCCGAGGGCGCGGGCGCGCGGGCGGGCATCCGACCCGGTGACGTCCTGGTCGCGGTCAACGGCCGCGGCATCGACCGGGTGGAGCAGGTACTCGACGCGCAGCACGGCAGCCAGCGCGGTCGTCCGCTGGCCTACGTGGTGTCCCGGGCAGGCTACGAGCGCCCGCTGCGGCTCGACCTGCAGCCCTTGCCCGACGGCGCGCGCCTGCTCTATTACGCGATGGCGGCCGTGGCCATCTTCGCGCTGCTGGTCGGCTGCTCGGTGCGCGTGCAGCGGCCACGCGATCCCGCCACCCTGCACTTCTTCTGGCTGACGGTCGCCTTCTTCGGCGTGTGCGGCTTCTCGTACAGCGGCCGCCTCGATCGGCTCGACTGGGTCTTCTACTGGGCCGACGTCGTGGCGATGCTGGCCCTGCCGCCGCTGTTCGTGCACTTCGCGCTGGTGTTCCCGGAACGGCAGGACAGCTGGGTGCGCTCGCCGCGCGGTCGCGCCGCGGTGCCGCTGCTCTACCTGCCGGCCATCCTGCTCGGGCTGACCCGCGTGTCGGTGCTCTCGGCCGGGGCGCTGCCGGGCGACAGCCTCGAGAACTGGGTCGTGGCGCTCGATCGCGCCGAGATGCTGCAGCTGGTGGCGGCGCTGGTGATCGGCCAGACGATCATGACGCGCACGCTCGGTCGCCTGCGGTCGGTGACGGCGCGGCGGCAGCTGCGCTGGATCGTGTGGGGCACGCTGGCCGGCGCGTTGCCGTTCGCGCTCTTCTACGGCCTGCCTTATGCCCTCGGCTACCAGCCGTGGGAGCCGCTCGGCCTGCTCGTGGTGCTGCTGGCGCTCGTGCCGCTCGCCTTCGCCTCGGCGGTGGTCCGCTACCGCCTGATGGACGTCGAGGTGATCATCAAGCGCACCGTGGTGTACGCCACGGTGCTCGCCGCGATCGCGACCATCTACACCATCACGCTGCGGCTGGCCAGCGAGATGTTCCTCGGTGGTTCCGAGCAGCACAACTCGGTGATCGCCATCCTGGCGACGCTGCTGGTGGTGCTGCTCGCGCCGATGGTCAAGAACGCCATCCAGACGGCGCTCGACTACGCCCATTACCGCGACCGCTACGACTACCGCCGGGCGCTCCTCGCCTTCGCCCGTGACCTGAACGCCGACCTCGACCTCGACCGGCTGGCCGAGCGGCTCGTGCAGCGTCTCTCCGAGACGTTCGGCGTCGATCGCGTCACGCTGCTCGTCGCTGCCGCGCCTGGCGCCGAGGGCTTCTCGGCGCTTCGCACCGTCGGCGCCGCGGCCGACGCCGTGCCATGCCTCAAGCGCTTCTCCGGCATCGGCACGCGGCTCGAGAGCGGGCAGGTGGTGAACCTCGACGACCCGTTCACGGTACGGCGGTTCTCGGCCGACGAGGTGCGCGCGTGGCGCGACCGCGGCCTGCACTACTTCGTGCCCTGCCTGGCCAAGGACGGCCCGATTGCGGTCATCGGCCTCGGTTCGCGGCCGAGCGGCGAGCCTCTCAGCACAGAGGACCTGACGCTGCTCAACGCCGTCGCCGCCCAGGTCGCGACGGCGATCGAGAACGGCCGCCTGTACGTGGCGCTGCGCGACAAGGCCGAGGAACTCGACCGCATGCGCCAGTTCAGCGAGAACGTGGTGCAATCGCTGCAGGACGGCCTGCTGGTGATCGACCTGCAGGGCACGGTGGTGCACTGGAACCCGGCGATGGAGCAGATCGCCGGCGTGCCCGCCGCCCAGGCCGTGGGCAAGCGCGTCGACGAGCTGTTCGATCCCGAGTTCCTCGCGGCCGTGCGCATGGCCGAGCGCGACGGCTCCGACGCGGCCACCATCTACCGCACGCCGCTGGTCTCGCGACACGCCGACGGCGCGCGCAAGCGCCTGGTCAACGCCGCCATGCACCCGCTCCGCGGCTCGTCGAGCTCGCCGGTCGGCTCGGTGCTGATGATCGACGACATCACCTCGCGCGTGCAGCTCGAGGAGCAACTCCAGATCTCCGAGAAGATGGCCTCGATCGGCTTGCTGGCCGCCGGCGTCGCGCACGAGGTCAACACCCCGCTCACCGGCATCTCGAGCTTCACGCAGATGCTGCTCGAGAACGCCGACCCCGAGGATCCGCGGACCCGCCTGCTCGAGAAGATCGAGCGGCAGACGTTCCGGGCGGCCAAGATCGTCAACAGCCTGTTGCACCTGTCGCGGCCCGTGCAGAGCGAGACCGGACCGGTCGACCTGCACGTGGTGATCAACGACGTGCTCTCGCTGCTCGAGCACCAGTTCCGCACGGCGAGCGTGCAGGTGCGCAAGGACCTGCAGGCCGACGGACCGATGGTGCGCGCGGTCGAGCACAAGCTGCAGCAGGTGTTCCTCAACCTGTTCCTGAACGCGCGCGACGCCATGCCCAAGGGGGGCTGGCTGGGCATCGGCACGCGGCGCGACGGCGACCACGTGGTCGTCGAGGTGAGCGACACGGGCGCCGGCATCCCCGCCGAGCACCTCGCGCGCATCTACGACCCGTTCTTCTCGACCAAGCCGATCGGGCAGGGCACCGGCCTCGGACTCTCGATCACGTACGGTATCGTGCAGGAGCACGAAGGCACGATCGTGTGCGACAGCCAGCTCGGGCAGGGGACGCGCTTCACGCTCTCGTTCCCGCGGCTCGGCGGCGCACGCACCGAGAGTGCAGGCACGGGCGCCGGCTGA
- a CDS encoding response regulator, translating into MSAPQGVILIVEDDEGVAHLERRQLERAGFAVMAVSTTRDALAAIEQEAVALVLLDYHLPGQADGLAFHEDLRHRGHHVPVILVTGRSDEGTAIRALRAGVRDFVTKSAEYIEYLPEAVSRVLAQVRTEQQLAESEARLASLIASAEDALLVADADGHLSLFNPAAERAFGITAAEAARRRLDELCTITSEGGAHVLAPAARRPDGSTFPVEGTVSRVPLGGREGLAVILRDVSERRAAEERQRKLESQLLHAQRMEAIGRLAGGVAHDFNNLLTVISGYSELLLHALPEDSPLREAVTTMRDTGERAAALTSQLLTFSRAQVASPTRLDLNAVVDDFARMLRRLIGDDVDLVLRLSSAPCPVMADPRLIEQVVMNLVVNARDAMPGGGTLVIETDEVSLGDDALPVPHGLKPGRFVRLLVSDTGMGMPADVRVRIFEPFFTTKQAGKGTGLGLSTVYGIVRQAGGHVDVYSEVGQGTVFKVYLPSAAGPAEAAAAAGLAEHPRGHEAVLVVEDDQAVRDIITHVLRNHGYRVTAMPGGAAALAYVEGGGEVDLLVSDVMMPSMSGPALVDELTRVRPGLRVLFLSGYTEEATAITGLRPAHVAFLQKPFTFSALLTKTREALACP; encoded by the coding sequence GTGAGCGCGCCGCAGGGCGTCATCCTGATCGTCGAGGACGACGAGGGGGTGGCGCACCTCGAGCGCCGGCAGCTCGAGAGGGCCGGCTTCGCCGTGATGGCCGTCTCCACCACGCGCGACGCGCTCGCGGCCATCGAACAGGAGGCCGTCGCGCTGGTGCTCCTCGACTACCACCTGCCGGGGCAGGCCGACGGCCTGGCGTTCCACGAGGATCTGCGGCACCGCGGGCACCACGTGCCCGTGATCCTCGTGACCGGTCGGAGCGACGAGGGCACGGCCATCCGCGCCCTGCGTGCCGGCGTGCGCGACTTCGTCACCAAGAGCGCCGAGTACATCGAGTACCTGCCGGAGGCCGTGTCTCGCGTGCTGGCGCAGGTGCGCACCGAGCAGCAGCTCGCCGAGTCGGAGGCCCGCCTGGCCAGCCTGATCGCCTCCGCGGAGGATGCGCTGCTGGTGGCCGATGCGGATGGTCATCTGTCGCTTTTCAACCCGGCCGCCGAGCGCGCCTTCGGGATCACGGCCGCCGAGGCCGCGCGGCGTCGGCTCGACGAGCTGTGCACGATCACCAGCGAAGGGGGCGCCCACGTGCTGGCGCCTGCCGCCCGTCGCCCCGACGGCAGCACCTTCCCCGTGGAAGGCACGGTGTCGCGGGTGCCGCTCGGTGGCCGCGAGGGCCTGGCGGTGATCCTGCGCGACGTGAGCGAGCGGCGTGCCGCCGAGGAGCGGCAGCGCAAGCTCGAGTCACAGCTGCTGCACGCGCAGCGCATGGAGGCGATCGGCAGGCTCGCCGGCGGCGTCGCCCACGACTTCAACAACCTGCTGACGGTGATCTCGGGCTACAGCGAGTTGCTCCTGCACGCGCTGCCGGAAGACAGCCCGCTGCGCGAGGCCGTCACGACGATGCGCGACACCGGAGAGCGCGCCGCAGCGCTGACGTCGCAGTTGCTGACGTTCAGTCGCGCCCAGGTCGCCAGCCCCACCCGGCTCGATCTCAACGCCGTCGTGGACGACTTCGCGCGGATGCTCCGCCGGCTGATCGGCGACGACGTGGACCTCGTGCTGCGGCTGTCGTCGGCGCCGTGCCCGGTGATGGCCGACCCGCGACTGATCGAGCAGGTCGTGATGAACCTGGTCGTCAACGCGCGCGACGCCATGCCGGGCGGCGGGACGCTGGTGATCGAGACCGACGAGGTGTCGCTCGGCGACGACGCGTTGCCCGTGCCGCATGGGTTGAAGCCCGGGCGTTTCGTCCGCCTGCTGGTGAGCGACACCGGCATGGGCATGCCCGCCGACGTGCGCGTGCGGATCTTCGAGCCGTTCTTCACGACCAAGCAGGCGGGCAAGGGCACCGGGCTCGGGCTCTCCACCGTGTACGGCATCGTGCGACAGGCCGGCGGCCACGTCGACGTCTACAGCGAGGTGGGGCAGGGCACCGTGTTCAAGGTGTACCTGCCGTCGGCTGCGGGGCCGGCGGAGGCGGCCGCCGCGGCGGGGCTGGCCGAGCACCCGCGTGGCCACGAGGCCGTGCTCGTCGTCGAGGACGATCAGGCCGTCCGCGACATCATCACGCACGTGCTGCGCAACCACGGCTATCGTGTGACCGCGATGCCGGGCGGTGCGGCGGCCCTGGCCTACGTGGAAGGCGGGGGAGAGGTCGACCTGCTGGTCTCCGACGTGATGATGCCGTCGATGTCGGGACCGGCGCTGGTGGACGAGCTGACCCGGGTGCGTCCCGGGCTGCGCGTCCTGTTCCTCTCCGGATACACGGAGGAAGCCACCGCCATCACGGGCCTGCGGCCCGCACACGTGGCCTTCCTGCAGAAGCCGTTCACCTTCAGCGCGCTGCTGACGAAGACGCGCGAGGCGCTGGCGTGCCCATGA
- a CDS encoding CHASE3 domain-containing protein: MRTYSILARALILVAVPGLVLVLLLLAFTSAQRRQAEAQAWSHHTRDVLDEAQRLLTQLSDAQTGIRGFIITRDGSFLEAYERGRSRLVPTVRRLGALTADNPVQHQRAQQLAQRVDEMSAHYAHVLEVVSRSSPGRDEERALVLRGKALMDRLRDEITVFRTEERQLDDLRRDTLAAADRRLSRVVVGGAGAALFVALALGVWFHRALAWRVDNLLATATTLAQGREAPPTPGVDDELRPVEDALHVMAASLAQRQRAAVSALADAVSLFSVAGTRHDVLDVATGRALALVDAGVAVCTLEQGTPPAQVVAAAQALPGRPAPITGSPFEWAAAHDVLHHGCAIHLDVASRAAHQPPQEVDRVLGPGDWIGVPLGDDRRTPIGVLQVAALPGRTFRADDLDVVGTLGQAASVALALARSRQRLEAANADLAATNRENELFIYSVSHDLRSPLVNLEGFSRELAAAADGLRTLLAQEDVPAPVRSRAAAILEDDVAAPVRFIRTAVGRLSGIIDGLLRLSRAGRVEYQPSPLSLAPLVSRIAESMQATLAETGGQVRVSALPVVHGDPLAIEQVFANLIGNAVAYARPGVPVRIDVAAEDDLASSDAFTVIRVSDNGRGIAEAHAEQAFQPLQRLHPGVGHGEGMGLAIVRRVVERHGGRVWLRSEVGAGTTFYVELPRAMEGDAHG, encoded by the coding sequence ATGCGGACGTACTCGATCCTCGCGCGGGCGCTGATCCTCGTCGCGGTGCCGGGCCTCGTGCTCGTGCTGCTGCTGCTCGCCTTCACCAGCGCGCAGCGCCGGCAGGCCGAGGCCCAGGCGTGGTCGCACCACACGCGCGACGTGCTCGACGAGGCGCAGCGCCTCCTCACCCAGCTGTCGGACGCCCAGACCGGCATCCGCGGGTTCATCATCACCAGGGACGGCTCGTTCCTCGAGGCGTACGAGCGCGGTCGCAGCCGGCTGGTCCCCACCGTGCGACGCCTCGGTGCGCTCACCGCCGACAACCCCGTGCAGCACCAACGCGCGCAGCAACTGGCGCAGCGCGTCGACGAGATGTCGGCACATTACGCGCACGTCCTCGAGGTCGTGAGCAGGAGCTCGCCCGGTCGCGACGAGGAACGGGCACTCGTCCTCCGCGGCAAGGCGCTGATGGACCGCCTCCGCGACGAGATCACCGTCTTCCGTACCGAGGAACGGCAACTCGACGACCTGCGCCGCGACACCCTGGCCGCCGCGGACCGCCGGCTCTCCAGGGTGGTGGTGGGCGGGGCCGGGGCCGCGCTCTTCGTCGCCCTCGCCCTCGGCGTCTGGTTCCATCGCGCGCTCGCCTGGCGCGTCGACAACCTGCTCGCCACCGCCACCACGCTCGCGCAGGGACGTGAGGCGCCTCCGACTCCGGGCGTCGACGATGAACTCAGGCCGGTCGAGGACGCGCTCCATGTCATGGCCGCGTCGCTGGCGCAGCGGCAACGCGCGGCGGTCAGCGCGCTGGCCGATGCGGTCAGCCTCTTCTCTGTCGCCGGGACGCGGCACGACGTGCTCGACGTCGCCACCGGGCGCGCCCTCGCCCTGGTCGACGCCGGCGTCGCCGTCTGCACGCTCGAACAGGGCACGCCGCCCGCCCAGGTGGTCGCCGCGGCGCAGGCCCTGCCCGGACGACCGGCTCCGATCACCGGAAGTCCCTTCGAGTGGGCGGCTGCCCACGACGTGCTGCACCACGGCTGCGCGATTCACCTCGACGTCGCCTCGCGCGCCGCGCACCAGCCGCCGCAGGAGGTCGATCGCGTGCTCGGCCCCGGCGACTGGATCGGCGTGCCGCTCGGCGACGACCGGCGTACGCCCATCGGCGTCCTGCAGGTCGCCGCCCTGCCGGGGCGCACCTTCCGCGCCGACGATCTCGACGTGGTCGGCACCCTCGGGCAGGCCGCGTCTGTGGCCCTCGCGCTGGCCCGGTCGCGCCAGCGGCTCGAGGCGGCCAATGCCGATCTGGCGGCCACCAACCGCGAGAACGAGCTGTTCATCTACAGCGTCTCGCACGATCTCCGGTCGCCGCTGGTGAACCTCGAGGGCTTCAGTCGCGAGCTCGCGGCCGCGGCAGACGGGTTGCGCACGCTGCTGGCGCAGGAGGACGTCCCCGCGCCCGTGCGCTCGCGCGCCGCCGCGATCCTCGAGGACGACGTGGCGGCCCCGGTCCGCTTCATCCGCACGGCGGTCGGACGGCTGAGCGGGATCATCGACGGGCTCCTCCGCCTGTCGCGCGCCGGCCGTGTCGAGTACCAGCCGAGCCCGCTGTCGCTCGCCCCCCTCGTCTCGCGCATCGCCGAGTCGATGCAGGCCACGCTGGCCGAGACCGGCGGGCAGGTGCGCGTCTCGGCGCTGCCGGTCGTGCACGGCGATCCGCTCGCCATCGAGCAGGTCTTCGCCAACCTGATCGGCAATGCGGTTGCGTATGCGCGTCCGGGCGTCCCGGTGCGCATCGACGTCGCCGCCGAGGACGACCTGGCGAGCAGTGACGCGTTCACAGTGATCCGCGTCAGCGACAACGGGCGGGGGATCGCCGAGGCGCACGCGGAGCAGGCGTTCCAGCCGCTGCAGCGGCTGCACCCCGGCGTCGGTCATGGCGAGGGCATGGGCCTGGCCATCGTCCGCCGCGTCGTCGAGCGACATGGCGGCCGCGTGTGGCTGCGGTCGGAGGTCGGGGCTGGCACCACGTTCTACGTCGAGCTGCCCCGAGCGATGGAAGGAGACGCGCATGGTTGA